One Echinicola strongylocentroti DNA window includes the following coding sequences:
- a CDS encoding peptide-N-glycosidase F-related protein yields MKTTLFSFLIAFIIAGNVLAGEKDTVHIISHDQTTVVTNPKKGENSYTNWAVFPDKDEAIRQIILKINFGCPDGMRCADWDYVDHITLKRAGGKNGEMLDYEIARMLTPYGGAFGKDWEFEWEVDVTDFSLLLRDSVEVEYKHTGYEPNEDRGWKVTVDFEVIKGPPIMEPVSITKVYQGSYRYGDKENPIEETLKATTITTDEGASLGRFRVIQTGHGMDRPDGCGEFCNKYRDFYLDGKLTASRQMWKQCGSNPLYPQAGTWIFDRANWCPGDLVQPDIYDFDLNAPEHTVQLQMEDYVSPKPSANELIAAYVIQYKSYQEKQDVSIEDIIIPSKKAVHSRKNPAAFGPTIVIKNNGSHPLKSLEIEHGTVGPQPQKSSWSGELLPGKSDTVTLEGKIPQEGSLNYQFELKKPNGKKDGYLGDNKAISPYEKVAVHGEQLILHIETNKAAQENGYTVTDAEGNVLFERTVGSMAADTTYKDSLNLSKGAYRLHFTDTGGDGLEFWYKTKAGRGKVILLNNDGQIVKSFDSDFGSGITYDFEVGEAILPINDKEISLGVFPTRAQDFTTFDYLSNSPEEVTIKLVKDPGGEVVEEHIYQDLKEGKFTLNLTRYPKSRYFFQVFIKGEMIYNKRLRVKE; encoded by the coding sequence ATGAAAACCACACTTTTCAGCTTTCTAATAGCCTTTATTATTGCAGGAAACGTTTTGGCCGGTGAGAAAGATACTGTCCATATCATCAGCCATGACCAGACCACCGTCGTGACCAATCCCAAAAAAGGTGAAAACAGCTATACCAACTGGGCGGTTTTTCCTGATAAGGACGAAGCCATTCGCCAAATCATCCTAAAAATCAACTTTGGCTGTCCGGACGGCATGCGCTGTGCGGACTGGGATTATGTAGACCACATCACCCTCAAAAGAGCCGGTGGCAAAAACGGTGAAATGCTGGATTATGAAATTGCGCGGATGCTCACTCCTTACGGTGGAGCTTTCGGCAAAGACTGGGAATTCGAGTGGGAAGTGGATGTCACCGACTTCAGTCTTTTGCTTAGGGACAGCGTGGAGGTCGAGTACAAACACACGGGCTACGAGCCCAATGAAGACCGGGGTTGGAAAGTCACGGTTGATTTTGAAGTAATCAAAGGCCCACCCATCATGGAGCCCGTCAGCATCACCAAAGTCTACCAAGGCTCCTATCGCTACGGAGACAAGGAAAACCCCATCGAGGAGACCTTGAAGGCCACCACCATCACCACTGACGAGGGAGCTTCTTTGGGCAGATTTAGGGTCATCCAGACCGGACATGGCATGGACAGACCAGATGGATGCGGGGAATTCTGCAACAAGTACCGGGATTTTTACCTGGACGGAAAACTGACAGCCAGCAGACAAATGTGGAAGCAATGCGGCAGCAACCCGCTTTACCCACAAGCCGGCACCTGGATCTTTGACCGCGCCAATTGGTGCCCGGGAGACTTGGTACAGCCAGACATTTATGACTTTGACCTGAACGCACCTGAGCATACCGTCCAACTCCAAATGGAAGATTATGTATCTCCAAAACCCAGCGCCAACGAGCTGATAGCAGCCTATGTGATCCAATACAAGTCTTATCAGGAAAAGCAGGACGTTTCCATTGAAGACATTATCATCCCTTCCAAAAAAGCCGTTCACAGCAGGAAAAACCCAGCTGCTTTCGGGCCTACTATTGTGATTAAAAACAATGGAAGCCATCCACTGAAAAGCCTAGAAATCGAACACGGTACCGTCGGACCACAACCACAAAAATCCTCTTGGTCAGGGGAGTTGCTTCCCGGCAAATCGGACACGGTTACCCTAGAGGGAAAAATCCCTCAGGAGGGTAGCCTGAACTATCAATTTGAACTCAAAAAACCCAACGGAAAAAAAGATGGATACCTCGGCGACAATAAGGCCATATCACCTTATGAAAAGGTAGCCGTACATGGCGAGCAACTGATTCTACACATTGAAACCAATAAAGCTGCCCAGGAAAATGGGTACACGGTCACCGATGCAGAAGGCAATGTTTTATTTGAAAGAACCGTGGGGTCCATGGCTGCCGACACCACCTACAAAGACAGCCTAAACCTCTCCAAAGGAGCTTATCGCCTGCACTTCACCGATACTGGAGGAGATGGTCTTGAGTTTTGGTACAAGACAAAGGCAGGAAGAGGAAAGGTCATCTTATTGAACAATGACGGGCAGATCGTAAAAAGCTTCGATTCGGATTTTGGAAGTGGCATCACCTATGATTTCGAAGTAGGAGAGGCCATATTGCCAATCAATGACAAGGAAATTTCGCTAGGCGTCTTCCCTACCCGCGCACAGGACTTCACCACCTTCGATTATTTGTCCAATTCCCCCGAAGAAGTCACCATAAAACTGGTAAAGGACCCGGGCGGAGAAGTAGTGGAAGAACACATCTACCAAGACCTTAAAGAAGGGAAATTCACCTTAAACCTGACCCGCTATCCCAAAAGTCGCTATTTCTTCCAAGTTTTTATCAAAGGAGAAATGATCTACAATAAGAGGCTAAGGGTGAAGGAGTAG
- a CDS encoding acyltransferase family protein, with the protein MNPSSQQRLLSLDFYRGITMFLLIAEFSHLFSYLVSPEFEGTFVYALGEQFHHVEWEGLHFWDLIQPFFMFIVGVAMPMSFAKRMEKGANYSEVSQHAYKRAFVLLVLGWGLYCIDPGEIVFKFQNVLAQLAVTYLLAFLVMRKTVAFQIAFSLLLLLVSELLYRFFPVEGFDHAFQAGENFGAWFNVLIAGEEDSGHWAMFNALPTAAHTIWGVCAGKLLIGPLSGKRKWRLLLVGGLVALFLGYALSTFTPIIKRIATSSFVIISGGWSLIALAICYWWIDVRKHQKGVWVFAIVGMNPLFIYLFAHVGGADLVRKILLPFSNATFGWTGELGAGLVLSLLVLLAMWYICFWLYKRKIFFKV; encoded by the coding sequence ATGAACCCTTCTTCACAGCAGCGCCTTTTGTCACTTGACTTCTACAGGGGGATTACCATGTTCCTGTTGATTGCCGAGTTTTCCCATCTTTTTTCTTATTTGGTCTCTCCTGAATTTGAAGGGACTTTTGTTTATGCTTTGGGGGAGCAGTTTCATCATGTGGAATGGGAAGGGCTGCACTTTTGGGATTTGATCCAACCGTTTTTTATGTTTATCGTTGGGGTGGCCATGCCGATGTCTTTTGCCAAACGGATGGAAAAAGGAGCCAATTACAGTGAGGTCAGCCAGCATGCCTACAAAAGGGCTTTTGTCCTGCTTGTCTTGGGCTGGGGGCTTTATTGCATAGATCCGGGTGAGATCGTGTTTAAGTTTCAAAACGTACTTGCCCAGTTGGCAGTGACCTATCTTTTGGCCTTCTTGGTCATGCGCAAGACGGTGGCTTTTCAGATTGCCTTTTCATTGTTGCTCTTGCTTGTCAGCGAATTGCTTTATCGTTTTTTTCCTGTGGAGGGCTTTGACCATGCGTTCCAAGCTGGGGAGAATTTTGGTGCCTGGTTCAATGTCTTGATTGCCGGTGAAGAGGATTCGGGGCACTGGGCCATGTTCAATGCTCTTCCGACTGCTGCGCACACCATTTGGGGCGTATGTGCAGGGAAATTACTGATCGGTCCACTGTCTGGCAAGCGAAAGTGGAGGCTGTTATTGGTAGGAGGACTCGTGGCGCTTTTCCTAGGATATGCTTTAAGCACTTTCACACCGATTATCAAACGCATAGCGACAAGTAGTTTTGTTATCATTTCGGGGGGGTGGTCTTTGATTGCCTTGGCAATATGCTATTGGTGGATAGATGTCCGGAAGCATCAAAAAGGCGTGTGGGTCTTTGCGATTGTAGGGATGAACCCTTTGTTTATTTACCTTTTTGCCCATGTGGGAGGAGCTGACTTGGTTCGGAAGATTTTGTTGCCCTTTTCCAATGCGACCTTTGGATGGACAGGTGAGCTTGGAGCTGGGCTTGTCCTCAGTTTGCTGGTATTATTGGCGATGTGGTATATCTGCTTTTGGCTGTATAAAAGAAAAATATTTTTTAAAGTATAA
- a CDS encoding RagB/SusD family nutrient uptake outer membrane protein: MQIKNIINKLSVGLLLSGALSMGACDYLDIVPDDVSTVEDAFKRPNEAMNFLYSLYGFMPAENDMFSAIALWGTDELVTPWDRSHYYAKRMMRGELNATDPFFDYWTPSGDIDMYDGIRQCYIFLDNIDGTPGFSEAEVTRMKGEATFLIAYYHFNLLRQYGPIVLMRGEVAFDAPEEEYFAAREPYDECVSFIAGKFDEAISLLPSSVASASELGRVTKVIAQSIKSRMYLYAASPLFNGNAEFYQDFTNKDGTPLMNTGYAEEKWLLALEETKKAIDQAEALGKQLYEHELVDGAPSEQGKLNYRYSMVQPWNEEVVWGYSRPEPYYGWQRHSMPRVAGAAYNGQAPSISMVERYYTKNGLPIDVDPEFDYTDRYDLADSTILLHRDREPRFYASIAYDRGVFLANSTEVVMHMREGEEHGWSSGQNNYSPTGYLVQKGVHPESIITTSQNQVINYPWPLVRLGELYLSYAEALNEYYGAARHTEVIEYLDEIRQRAGVPTIQEAWSRVGKTSFSKQEMREIIKQERNIELAFEGHRTWDVRRWKEGDENFNTVARGLEITANAPEDFYKVVNAENRIFNTPSYYLFPIRISELEINQNLVQNPGW; the protein is encoded by the coding sequence ATGCAAATTAAGAATATAATAAATAAACTGTCTGTAGGCCTGCTGTTGTCAGGAGCGCTTTCTATGGGGGCATGTGATTATTTGGACATTGTGCCGGATGATGTCAGTACCGTCGAAGATGCCTTTAAACGCCCCAATGAGGCCATGAATTTTCTGTACTCCCTGTACGGATTTATGCCAGCTGAGAATGACATGTTCAGTGCCATCGCACTTTGGGGTACGGATGAGCTGGTGACGCCTTGGGACAGGTCCCACTATTATGCCAAGCGAATGATGCGGGGAGAGTTAAATGCTACCGATCCGTTTTTTGACTACTGGACTCCCAGTGGCGACATAGACATGTATGATGGGATCAGGCAATGTTATATTTTCTTGGACAATATTGACGGTACACCTGGTTTTTCGGAGGCAGAAGTGACGCGGATGAAAGGAGAGGCGACTTTTCTTATTGCCTATTATCACTTCAATCTTCTTCGTCAGTACGGGCCGATTGTATTGATGAGGGGAGAGGTCGCTTTTGATGCGCCAGAAGAAGAATATTTTGCAGCAAGGGAGCCTTATGATGAGTGCGTCTCTTTTATAGCTGGGAAATTTGATGAGGCGATCTCCTTGCTCCCCAGTAGTGTGGCTTCGGCAAGTGAACTGGGACGGGTAACCAAAGTGATCGCCCAGTCCATAAAATCCCGCATGTACCTTTATGCAGCCAGTCCGCTGTTCAATGGTAATGCAGAATTTTATCAGGATTTCACCAACAAGGATGGGACTCCTTTGATGAACACAGGATACGCTGAAGAAAAGTGGCTTTTGGCTTTGGAGGAAACCAAAAAGGCAATAGACCAAGCGGAGGCGTTGGGCAAGCAGCTATATGAACATGAACTAGTGGATGGAGCGCCAAGCGAGCAAGGGAAGTTGAACTATCGGTATTCGATGGTGCAGCCGTGGAATGAGGAAGTGGTGTGGGGCTACAGCCGTCCAGAGCCTTATTATGGCTGGCAAAGGCACAGCATGCCAAGGGTGGCAGGCGCCGCATATAACGGGCAGGCACCTTCCATATCCATGGTGGAGCGGTATTATACCAAAAATGGACTGCCAATTGACGTAGATCCTGAATTTGACTACACCGATAGGTACGATCTAGCGGACAGTACTATTCTGCTGCATAGAGACAGGGAGCCGAGGTTCTATGCTTCCATTGCCTATGATCGGGGAGTGTTTTTGGCCAACAGTACCGAAGTGGTCATGCATATGCGTGAAGGGGAAGAGCATGGGTGGTCCAGTGGCCAAAACAATTATTCCCCTACCGGATATTTAGTCCAGAAAGGAGTCCACCCTGAGTCCATCATTACCACCAGTCAAAATCAAGTCATCAACTATCCTTGGCCATTGGTAAGGCTCGGAGAGTTGTATCTCAGCTACGCCGAAGCCTTGAACGAATATTATGGCGCAGCCAGACATACCGAGGTGATCGAGTACCTGGATGAGATCCGACAAAGAGCCGGAGTGCCGACTATTCAGGAGGCTTGGTCACGTGTGGGTAAGACCTCCTTCTCCAAACAGGAGATGAGAGAGATCATCAAGCAGGAAAGAAATATCGAGTTGGCTTTTGAAGGTCATCGTACTTGGGATGTCAGAAGGTGGAAAGAAGGAGATGAAAACTTCAATACAGTGGCCAGAGGATTGGAAATCACTGCCAATGCTCCTGAAGATTTCTATAAGGTGGTCAATGCAGAAAACAGGATTTTCAACACTCCTTCTTACTACCTGTTCCCCATTAGGATTTCCGAGTTGGAGATCAACCAAAACCTAGTTCAAAATCCCGGATGGTAA
- a CDS encoding DUF3472 domain-containing protein: MRQRYIMILSQVILAVCVSCATEITDPIVENNDTTATDVVYKDIVIPANKSYIEPWDEQSPAMLYNPDADHEVVTGWQSIDHDLVGYYELEPGQYITGLLAKVENGAATDFKLTISSPNDEAVEWVSTATFTGTGNFEEVLFDTIQVDQTGFFRLELSPVSATGSEVAEVADFVFKTESGSARYAHWLSSPSVHLSFKPGDQVTRDYDWLYGEINVPQGYDPMYTFYMCIGFYRGYLGIQVNSSTERRVLFSVWDSSDVPDDRDEVDPEDLVTLIDKGDQVHAGGFGNEGTGGQSYWKYPWETAVPIKFIMNVRRNNDNTVLLSAWFMDVESEGWKYMATWKAPQEQRYFDGFYSFLENFGNRNGQKVRMAEYYNMWGKEVGGSWINFNRATMTHTDGVPEGRDDYAGGLLDGASQRFYMSSGGYTHADEQAVSIASARSNPPMADITALASRVDEALSNQIIPMDKTAWTVLGFSSEEAAGEGADNGRAADAIDDNPATFWHSQWAGGNPGYPHDITLDLGEEVTAKGILLQNRSKHNGRPKTATVEVSADNVTWTSLGTIHFPLDGGAVEFVNSENFRFMKLTITEGYHDGTESDFFVHAAEIGLY, from the coding sequence ATGAGACAACGATATATTATGATTTTATCGCAGGTGATTTTGGCTGTATGCGTGTCCTGTGCGACAGAAATCACAGATCCAATTGTAGAGAATAATGATACCACGGCTACTGATGTGGTCTATAAAGACATCGTCATTCCGGCAAATAAGTCCTATATAGAGCCTTGGGATGAACAATCCCCTGCCATGCTTTACAATCCAGATGCGGATCACGAGGTGGTGACAGGTTGGCAATCCATCGACCATGATCTGGTGGGGTATTATGAACTGGAGCCAGGCCAATACATTACGGGGCTTTTGGCTAAGGTGGAGAATGGTGCAGCAACAGATTTTAAGTTGACCATTTCTTCTCCAAATGATGAAGCCGTTGAATGGGTGTCTACGGCCACATTTACAGGTACGGGGAATTTTGAGGAAGTACTGTTTGATACGATTCAAGTTGATCAAACTGGTTTTTTCAGGTTGGAGCTTTCTCCAGTTTCTGCCACGGGATCCGAAGTGGCAGAAGTAGCGGATTTCGTTTTTAAAACCGAAAGTGGCTCTGCAAGGTATGCCCATTGGCTTTCTTCTCCTTCCGTGCACTTGAGCTTTAAGCCTGGGGACCAAGTTACCAGAGATTATGATTGGCTATATGGAGAAATCAACGTGCCCCAAGGATACGATCCTATGTATACTTTTTATATGTGCATTGGGTTTTATAGGGGATATCTTGGTATCCAGGTCAATAGTTCTACCGAGAGAAGAGTGCTTTTTTCGGTTTGGGACAGTTCCGATGTTCCAGATGATCGTGATGAGGTGGATCCAGAGGATTTGGTGACCCTGATCGATAAAGGTGACCAGGTACACGCAGGTGGGTTTGGCAACGAGGGAACAGGAGGGCAGTCTTACTGGAAATACCCCTGGGAAACAGCCGTTCCTATAAAATTCATCATGAATGTCCGCCGTAACAATGACAACACCGTGCTGTTGTCTGCTTGGTTTATGGATGTGGAAAGCGAAGGGTGGAAATACATGGCCACTTGGAAGGCCCCACAAGAGCAACGGTATTTTGACGGGTTTTATTCATTTCTAGAAAATTTCGGCAATCGAAACGGTCAAAAGGTAAGGATGGCAGAGTATTACAATATGTGGGGAAAGGAAGTAGGAGGAAGTTGGATCAACTTTAACCGTGCGACCATGACCCATACTGACGGAGTGCCCGAAGGTAGGGACGATTACGCAGGAGGGCTTTTGGACGGGGCATCACAGCGGTTTTATATGAGTTCTGGAGGATATACCCATGCAGATGAACAAGCCGTGAGTATTGCTTCGGCGAGATCGAACCCACCAATGGCCGATATTACAGCATTGGCTTCAAGGGTAGATGAGGCATTGTCAAACCAAATCATTCCAATGGACAAAACAGCGTGGACAGTATTAGGGTTTTCTTCAGAAGAGGCCGCGGGCGAAGGGGCTGATAACGGTCGGGCAGCAGATGCCATAGATGATAACCCGGCCACCTTTTGGCACAGCCAATGGGCAGGAGGAAATCCCGGCTATCCACATGATATTACCTTGGATTTGGGAGAAGAGGTGACCGCCAAAGGCATCCTGCTGCAAAATCGCTCTAAGCATAACGGTAGGCCTAAAACAGCAACGGTGGAAGTTAGTGCAGATAATGTGACATGGACTTCTTTAGGAACCATACACTTTCCTCTAGATGGAGGGGCGGTGGAATTTGTTAATTCTGAAAATTTTAGGTTCATGAAATTGACCATTACCGAAGGGTATCACGATGGGACTGAAAGTGACTTTTTCGTGCATGCTGCAGAAATAGGCTTGTACTGA
- a CDS encoding DUF5126 domain-containing protein, with translation MKKITLYISALCFTWSLVTGCVSDEDISLPTGPSSIETEAGYGEVVFTWVFPEDPAAEFVQVNYQNAGGEELHQKFSRHAETAIIAGLEERSYTFDVMVGDKEGNLSAAQSVTVTPNKPPHLFVAETVKLEPDFGSIQVLWENATEREVAVNVTYMDVNGQSKVAVFNSSDPEGIGEISDAALEEQHYEIHVSNPVGAQSAVQTVLLAPFAESAFDKSEWEVVEISAEEEEGQKYNLYDDDVSTIWHSPWSWSQPDYPHYFVIDLKEQKIISRVGLVNRQNDTRGMTKVGFSGSVDNENWMDFGEFDFEQINEEQKFRLSANPSIRYLKVTPLEGTNFFTFLAEVNIYGQ, from the coding sequence ATGAAAAAAATAACATTATATATTTCTGCCCTATGTTTTACATGGTCATTGGTCACAGGATGTGTCAGTGACGAAGACATCAGCCTTCCTACAGGCCCGTCGAGTATTGAGACGGAGGCAGGTTACGGTGAGGTGGTGTTTACTTGGGTGTTTCCGGAAGATCCTGCGGCTGAATTTGTGCAGGTAAATTATCAAAATGCCGGAGGTGAGGAGTTGCACCAAAAATTCAGTAGGCATGCCGAAACAGCTATAATAGCAGGGCTTGAAGAGCGTTCCTATACGTTTGATGTCATGGTGGGTGATAAGGAAGGCAATCTGTCGGCTGCACAGTCGGTGACAGTGACTCCAAATAAACCGCCACATCTTTTTGTCGCTGAGACGGTGAAGTTAGAGCCGGACTTTGGCAGTATACAAGTGCTTTGGGAAAATGCCACTGAGCGCGAAGTAGCCGTGAATGTGACCTACATGGACGTGAATGGGCAGTCTAAAGTGGCCGTTTTCAATTCCAGTGATCCTGAGGGGATTGGAGAGATTTCTGATGCCGCACTCGAAGAACAGCACTACGAAATTCATGTGAGCAATCCCGTGGGTGCACAATCAGCAGTACAGACTGTTTTGCTAGCACCATTTGCGGAATCCGCCTTTGATAAGAGTGAATGGGAGGTAGTCGAGATCTCCGCTGAAGAAGAGGAAGGTCAAAAGTATAACTTATATGACGATGATGTCAGTACCATCTGGCACTCGCCTTGGTCTTGGTCCCAGCCAGATTACCCCCATTATTTTGTAATCGACCTAAAAGAACAAAAAATCATCAGTCGGGTGGGACTTGTCAATAGACAAAATGACACCAGGGGGATGACCAAAGTGGGTTTTTCAGGTAGTGTGGATAATGAAAACTGGATGGATTTTGGCGAATTTGATTTTGAGCAGATCAATGAGGAACAAAAATTCAGGCTTTCTGCCAACCCCTCTATTAGGTATTTAAAAGTAACTCCTCTCGAAGGAACCAATTTCTTTACCTTTTTGGCGGAGGTAAATATTTATGGACAATAA
- a CDS encoding sulfatase family protein, whose translation MKLNHFSLAIFCLLITAVSCKNTSDNQQNTSQSSEQKSKPNILVIFADDQGTFDTNAYGSKDLETPNLDRIAHEGTRFTQFYAAAPVCSPSRASLLTGKYNQHARLFGNVAPPHADPAYKSGLPTEEITMAEVFKADGYETGLIGKWHLGHSPEKLPNGQGFDYFFGHQRGCIDNYSHFFFWDGPNMHDLYRNDEEVYYPGQFFGDLMVDEVKKFTAPEKEDPFFVYWAINMPHYPYQGKPKWLEHYKDLPSPRREYAAFISTYDEMIGEILDHLEATGQLDNTIIVYQSDHGHSTEERAFFGGGNNGPYHGAKFCMLEGGIRVPAMIRYPKAVPANEARNQMANSIDWLPTLAELTKTTIPNKGDIDGKSLMPIIKDKNAPSQHDVLHWATGDPEATTNSWAVRKGDWKLLGNPWDSEKELEIGEDDKLYLVNMAIDSTETTNVAKENPEILQELLQLHKEWNKEMIELKHQSK comes from the coding sequence ATGAAACTGAATCACTTTTCCCTTGCTATCTTTTGCCTGCTTATAACCGCAGTCTCATGTAAAAACACATCCGATAATCAGCAAAACACCTCGCAAAGCAGTGAGCAAAAAAGCAAACCCAATATCCTTGTCATTTTTGCTGACGACCAAGGCACTTTTGACACCAATGCCTATGGATCAAAAGACCTGGAAACTCCAAATCTCGACCGGATAGCCCACGAAGGCACTCGGTTTACCCAATTCTATGCTGCTGCTCCGGTCTGCTCCCCTTCCCGGGCCAGCTTGCTCACTGGAAAATACAATCAACATGCACGGCTCTTTGGCAATGTAGCCCCACCACATGCAGACCCAGCGTATAAATCAGGTCTGCCCACAGAGGAAATCACCATGGCCGAAGTGTTCAAAGCGGACGGCTACGAAACTGGACTGATCGGCAAATGGCACCTTGGTCACAGCCCCGAAAAACTTCCCAATGGACAAGGCTTCGATTACTTCTTTGGACACCAAAGGGGATGCATCGATAACTATTCACACTTTTTCTTTTGGGATGGGCCAAATATGCATGACCTGTACAGAAATGATGAAGAAGTCTATTATCCCGGCCAGTTCTTTGGCGACCTGATGGTGGACGAAGTTAAAAAATTCACCGCCCCAGAAAAGGAAGACCCTTTCTTTGTCTATTGGGCCATCAACATGCCGCATTACCCCTACCAAGGCAAACCAAAGTGGTTGGAACATTATAAAGACCTTCCTTCGCCGCGAAGGGAATACGCTGCTTTTATCAGTACTTATGATGAAATGATAGGCGAGATCTTGGATCATTTGGAAGCCACTGGCCAATTGGACAATACCATTATTGTCTACCAATCTGACCATGGACACAGCACAGAAGAAAGGGCTTTCTTTGGCGGAGGAAACAACGGCCCTTACCATGGCGCCAAATTCTGCATGCTCGAAGGAGGCATCAGGGTACCAGCCATGATCCGGTATCCAAAGGCAGTTCCAGCGAACGAAGCCCGCAACCAAATGGCCAACAGCATCGACTGGCTGCCCACGCTTGCTGAATTGACCAAAACCACCATCCCCAACAAGGGTGACATCGACGGAAAAAGCCTGATGCCAATCATCAAGGATAAAAATGCACCTAGCCAACATGACGTCCTCCACTGGGCCACCGGAGACCCAGAAGCCACTACCAACTCTTGGGCAGTGCGAAAAGGTGACTGGAAGCTATTGGGCAATCCTTGGGATTCTGAAAAAGAACTGGAAATTGGAGAAGACGATAAGCTTTATTTGGTAAATATGGCTATCGACTCCACCGAGACGACCAACGTAGCAAAAGAAAACCCGGAAATCCTACAAGAACTCCTCCAGCTCCATAAAGAATGGAACAAAGAAATGATTGAGCTAAAACACCAAAGCAAATAA
- a CDS encoding discoidin domain-containing protein: MTIRNQLTFCLILAGFFYQGCTLENNVNPVEEEEIEKELELGNYESDYNYNLNVVYFVPSDIEPLANYHERLSGVMLFMQDWFEDEMTALGFPGKTFGLLKSEVDPSYVKVILIRGEGGQDDYPYQGGGSSAGAEIRQYFQAHPAEEASDHTLVFMPSRTGGNGWDAGGVPFYGLGKWCYALDYLHFDMSYWQDGSRQGDELWIGGTIHELGHGLNLPHNKHKATDNWTSMMSWGNHEFNDTPDQVKLTLADALILNNNQVVNESTGSGHYTGEVGFNLKSMRIHADNQNLYLKARAESDIPFNGVIAYNDPKTSSGDGNYNAITWATNNIIEGDSVSLTMPLAGIDQDFKQYPFELRVRFLHTNGKHTELSYPYSYMAGKPAIDVDLKEVKELSKDNWSVVDVSSEELVGGGTNTGAGTHLIDGQDDTFWHSQWYQASPLYPHYFVLDLDQVETAKGMVFSQRLDKYNGRVKTINVEISSDNSSWIGLGNFQVGDGARDVVEWTSTESFRYIKVTVTEGHDNGSGENVYFSHLAEFGLY, from the coding sequence ATGACTATTCGAAATCAACTAACATTTTGCCTGATACTGGCTGGCTTTTTTTATCAAGGTTGTACCTTGGAAAACAATGTGAACCCCGTAGAGGAAGAGGAAATAGAAAAGGAGTTGGAGCTGGGGAACTATGAATCAGATTACAATTATAATCTTAATGTGGTATATTTTGTCCCCTCAGACATTGAGCCGTTGGCTAATTATCATGAGCGGCTATCTGGTGTCATGTTGTTCATGCAGGATTGGTTTGAGGATGAGATGACAGCATTGGGCTTTCCTGGGAAGACTTTTGGATTGCTAAAGAGTGAAGTGGACCCTTCTTATGTAAAAGTAATCCTGATTCGAGGAGAGGGAGGGCAGGATGATTACCCTTATCAAGGCGGGGGCAGTTCGGCAGGAGCAGAAATCCGTCAATATTTCCAAGCCCACCCAGCTGAGGAAGCGAGTGACCACACATTGGTGTTTATGCCCAGTAGGACTGGAGGTAATGGCTGGGATGCAGGAGGGGTGCCCTTCTATGGGCTTGGTAAGTGGTGCTATGCGCTGGACTACCTTCATTTTGACATGAGCTATTGGCAAGATGGTTCCCGGCAGGGAGACGAACTTTGGATTGGGGGCACGATTCATGAATTGGGGCATGGGCTGAATTTGCCCCATAACAAACATAAGGCAACGGATAATTGGACGTCCATGATGTCTTGGGGCAATCATGAATTTAACGATACACCCGATCAGGTGAAATTGACTTTGGCAGATGCCTTGATCCTCAACAATAACCAAGTGGTCAATGAAAGTACCGGAAGTGGACACTATACGGGAGAGGTGGGGTTTAACTTGAAATCCATGCGTATCCACGCTGATAACCAGAACCTATATTTGAAAGCACGTGCCGAATCCGACATTCCTTTTAATGGCGTGATCGCGTACAATGATCCGAAAACCAGCTCGGGAGATGGGAATTATAATGCCATCACTTGGGCTACCAATAATATAATTGAGGGGGACAGTGTATCATTGACCATGCCGCTGGCAGGAATAGATCAGGATTTTAAACAATATCCTTTTGAATTGCGAGTAAGGTTCCTGCATACCAATGGGAAGCATACTGAATTAAGCTATCCCTACTCCTATATGGCAGGAAAACCAGCTATCGATGTAGATCTCAAAGAGGTGAAAGAACTCTCTAAAGACAATTGGTCAGTAGTCGATGTCTCCTCGGAAGAGTTGGTAGGAGGAGGGACCAACACTGGCGCAGGTACTCATCTTATTGATGGTCAGGATGACACCTTTTGGCATTCCCAGTGGTACCAGGCTAGTCCACTATACCCACACTACTTTGTGCTAGACTTGGATCAAGTGGAAACTGCAAAAGGGATGGTTTTCAGCCAGCGATTGGACAAGTACAATGGTAGGGTCAAAACCATTAATGTAGAAATCAGCAGCGACAATTCCTCTTGGATTGGCCTAGGCAATTTCCAGGTGGGGGACGGAGCAAGAGATGTGGTGGAATGGACTTCAACGGAGAGTTTCCGCTATATCAAAGTGACGGTGACAGAAGGTCATGACAATGGTAGTGGGGAAAATGTGTACTTTTCACATTTGGCTGAGTTCGGTCTTTATTGA